The genomic interval taaaaagtgataaATAGCATGTATCATACCCCCCCCCATACTCTGTCTTTGCATAGGGCCCAAAAATTGGGGCTACACCCCTGGGTGTAGGTGTGATCTACATTGTAATATTTGTGCAAGGATGTATGGTATGTTTAAGGAGGTTTATTAGAAATTAATGTAAAAGACTGAGTCCCGCTGTATTACCCAGGCTGCACTGCAGCGTCTATTCACAGGCGCGATCCCACTACTGATCGGCACGGGGGCTTTGACCTGCTCCGTTTCCGACCTGGGCCGGTTCACCCCTCCTTAGACGACCTGGTGGTCCCGAGCTCCCTCAGGAGCACCATATCGATACCGAACTTAGTGCGGACACCCGATCGGCATAGTCCACTGCAGCCCAGAACCCCTGAGCTCAAACGATCCGCCAGCCTCAGCCTCCCGGTAGCTTGGATTACAGGCACGCACCACCGCGCCCGGCGAGAGCAGTGCAGAGCTGAAGCGCATTTCAACACAAATCTGCTCTAAGCTACTGCCATCTAGAGGCCAAACTAAGTAGTGCATCCTTCTTACATTCTTTTTCGTTTCACTAGTATTTAATGGCGCTTTTAAAACATCTCGAATCTTATGAAGAGATAAAATAAGTACAGGGAttctgatgggtttttttttttagttcaggGGTAACAAGAAGTAACCTATAATACTTACAACTGGCCTGgtactagcaagctagctatcATTCTTGCttagaaaaaaggaaaacttTATTAgtacaggcaggggcctttctgtgtggagtttgcatgttctccccatgcctgcgtgtttactccgggtactccggtttccaaaaacgtacattaggttgattggtaattctaaattgcccataggagtgagtgtgtgtgtggttgtctgtctatatgtgtggccctgtgattgactggtgacctgtccggggtgtacccctgcctttcgcccaatgtgtgctgggatactCTCCAGCAGatccgtgaccctaattaggaataaagcgggtatagaaaatggatggatggatggatggatgtgtatcCCTTGCGCCTCCTTCTGACCGTGACTCTATCTTTAATAATATAAAGCTGTTATTATCTTTCTCCCATAGGAGGTACTGTAGAGCTGAGAGACTGATGCCTTTCCACGCTGTCATAAGATGCATACAGTTGATAAAAGACGAAAAATAAGCAAGcgagtttattattttaaatgatccCGGATGGATTTggatattgttattgttatgttATGTGTATAGTCAGCGAACCTATGACCTCTTAAATcctattaatgtattaatgagCTTGGGGTGTAGGTGTGATCTGCATTGTACACGTCATTTGTATTGAAGAGCAGTGAATGAAATGTAGAATAGTATATgctattattgtaaaataagtATATAAAAGACTGAGTCCCGCTGTATTACCCAGGCTGCACTGCAGCGTCTATTCACAGGCGCGATCCCACTACTGATCGGCACGGGGGCTTTGACCTGCTCCGTTTCCGACCTGGGCCGGTTCACCCCTCCTTAGACGACCTGGTGGTCCCGAGCTCCCTCAGGAGCACCATATCGATACCGAACTTAGTGCGGACACCCGATCGGCATAGTCCACTGCAGCCCAGAACCCCTGAGCTCAAACGATCCGCCAGCCTCAGCCTCCCGGTAGCTTGGATTACAGGCACGCGCCACCGCGCCCGGCGAGAGCAGTGCAGAGCTGAAGCGCATTTCAACACAAACCTGCTCCGCCATCTAGAGGCCTAACTAGGAAGTGCATTCTTTTTCGCTTCTCTGTGGTCAAATGCTATTTTTAGGGCACGtgagttttatattaaatattttcttttattacttttatacttttacaACATTTACTacctttataataaaaaaaattgatttaaaaatcTGAAGCTTTGTGTTCTAATAAAATGATAACTACAGAAAATCCTCCATATAATCCAACTTCACTAATTATTTACAGGTTTCACATGAAAATTACATATAGACCGGATGAAGTGTTTTCTTTAACATCTGACTGAAACAACTTGTTAGTTGTAAACACATCCTCTATAAGCCTATATTGCAAAATATAGGGATCTTTCCATATGACCCATTTCTACAACTTAGTTAAAGGTTTCACATCTTCACTTACACATGAATTGGAGTTCTTCTAGTGTTCTTTAACACAGGACTGAAATAGGGTTAATCATTTGTGTAGCATGGTATGGACATATGTGACCTTTATTGTGAAATGCCTTTGTGGCATAGACCTGCTTTATGCTGTCTATGAGTTAACAGATCTTTAAAGAATGTTGGCCATTGGTGTGTTTGGAAGCATGCAGTAGTTTAGTATTACACTTAATTTTTAACACTTCTTGGTTGTTGTATTAAAGACGAATAATGTTGTGATACACTAAATCAGATGAGTTGGAGAAAAAGCATTGTAATATCCAGTTCTTCCAATAATATCACTTTATCCAGTTcgtaaagacagaagagagcaCTGCAGCAGAATGGATGAGTGGAGGGGTTCTGGCCTGAGCAAATGACTGGGAGATGCGGGCAGACCTGAAGAAGTGGCTCAAATTCCCAGAACAGATAGCAAACTAGCCTCAGACCGGATATTGTCCTCTGGTCTAGAGGCACCAAGCAGGTAGTGCTCATAGAATTAACAGTACCCTGGGAAGAAAGGATGGAGAAGGCTTATGAGTGCAAGCTCAAGAAATATCAAGGCTTTATTCTTGAGAACCAGCAAAATAGATGGACCACCTGGAATTTACCAGTAGAGGTCGGCTGCAGAAGTTTTGCTGGGCAGTCACACTGGAGAACCCTTGGGCTGCTAGAGATTGAAGGGATGGCCAGGAAATGGCTGGTAGGCAAGGTCACCGAACAGGTAGAAAAGGCATCTCATTGGATCAGGATACAGTGGAAGGTGCGGTGGCAGAGCTAACCTGTTGAAGGCCAAACTATAACATAGAGTTGGGTGGTGGTCAGTAGGGGTGGATCTAGGATGCTGGATTGGCTGTCAAGCACTCCTGAGGTGTCATAGACTTAAATCGGTGAAACACCAAGGAAGAGGGTGCCCATCTGATGACTGGCTGTAATTACCAATCCTTGTACAGTCAAGAGATGTAGCCAAGCCTTGACCTGGTGCTTGAAAGGAGGAGGGAAGGAGAGGAAAAGCGATGCCACTGGCTCACAGTTGGTGCAGGGCTGAGTATCTGTAAAGGTGGGCCAGCTGCAATTGTCCCATCATATTTTACAAATACATCCCATAGACAATTATAAAACTTTGGGTAATTTTATTTAGCAAATCAAACAGCAATGAACCATGTGTCTACTATCTCTCATTCAACATTAACCTATCCTCAGATGTGGTCTTATTGttgactaaataataaatatagcttgtttcagtatatatatatatatatatatatatatatatatatatatatatatatatatatatatatatatatatatatatatatatatatactatatcaAAAAGTGTAAAGTGAGTTATATGATTGCATGcaaaattaaagaattaaaaactGGTAAAATTTTGCTGTAAAAGCAAAATACACCACTCAACATTAACGCTTAATTTACTAATAATACAGATAGTTAATATTgagatttaattaataaattctattacattgtgtaaaaaaatagGTTTCCCTATACTTGGGTTTAAAGCGAAGTTCTGTTTAAACAGCACCTCCTACTGGCCGTGACTCTTTCTTAAGAAATATAATGTTGTAGTTTTAAACTTTCTCCAGTGGGAGGCAATGTAGAGCTGATAGTCAGAGAACTTTCAACACTGATATAAGATACATAAAATGGATAAAAGACGAGAGTTTATTGTTTAAAACAGTCCCTGATAATTGTGGattttttatgttatatttatagTCAGTAAATCCATAAAACTTTgtaaattacttttttttaattgatgagATTGAGGTGTAGGTGTAAGCTCCACTGTAACATTTGTGCATTTAGGAGTAGAGCATGAAATCTATAACTGTGAACGGACAGTATTCTGTAGTGACGCTGAAGttgtttattgtaaaataagTATATAAAAGACTGAGTCCCGCTGTATTACCCAGGCTACACTGCAGCGTCTATTCACAGGCGCGATCCCACTACTGATCGGCACGGGGGCTTTGACCTGCTCCGTTTCCGACCTGGGCCGGTTCACCCCTCCTTAGACGACCTGGTGGTCCCGAGCTCCCTCAGGAGCACCATATCGATACCGAACTTAGTGCGGACACCCGATCGGCATAGTCCACTGCAGCCCAGAACCCCTGAGCTCAAACGATCCGCCAGCCTCAGCCTCCCGGTAGCTTGGATTACAGGCACGCGCCACCGCGCCCGGCGAGAGCAGTGCAGAGCTGAAGCGCATTTAAACACAAACCTGCTCTGCCATCTAGAGGCCAAACTAGGAAGTGCAGCCATCTTACATTCTTTCTCGACGAGCTCAGGTTGAATAAATATAAGCATTATTCACCTTAGATAATAAACACAGCAGACATGTTtggagaataataataataaacgatAATAATCATGATTAATTAAGGTGAggattatggtgtggtgtggtgtacacCTGGAAGGCGGCAGGTGGCAGTAAAGCACCTTTGGTTTGTAAAAGgtatgaagaagagagagaactTCAGTAGCGCTGTTAGCAGGTTGTTTTTGACAATGCACTGGTAAGACATTATTTAGATTATTTCTATGACGTATTGTGAAACACGACGTTCATTGTTAATACGCAGTCGTGCTCCTGAAGCTGATTTTTTAGTTCTTTATGGAAATCTAGCTTGGCAGAATAGACTTCTTGCTAGCCGCCTAGCTAACCCAGCCTCGGTATGGCTAGCCCTCGCGTGCACCATTTCAGTGTAGAGGGTAAAaggtttttctttaaaaaaaaaaaagtaatttattaaatcttttaaCTAAGTTCATCCTGCTGGGGAGAATTAATCTGAAACATAGTGAAGGGGTTTTGTGTGATTTTTCAGACCTGTGCTCTATAACTGTGTGCTATAGCTACAGGCTGGTTAATGCATGTAGCTGCAGCTTAAAGGCTCTGGTTCCTAACGTGAGTGGAAATCCACTGCTTATTAAAGTTATTCTGTTTATTGTGGAGTTTTTATACTTATTAGTCACTTTGAGCTGTATTTTGATTGTAATGGGTTTAATTCCAACCTCACTAACACTAAGTAAGCCAGTTGACCTGTAATGTTCACCATGTGGACTTGGACAATAGTTTTAAGTGTATTCTGCATTGGTGgcaaaatattttcaaaataatatGAAAACAGTATGCTAAATTCTTTCATCAATTATTTTAAGCCCTATACTTCATCATTTTTGCAACCGTGAGACAGTgatactatatacacacactggcCAGGTCATTAGGAACACCTTTACTGCCCTTTTGAGCAATGATCCAATCAGGTGACAGCAACACAGTGCAGAAAACCACACAGATAcagtcaagagcttcagataatgtccacagacaaacagaccgggaacaccccacaagagctgcagtttggagatgctctgatccagtcatccagccatcacaatttggcccttgtcaaactcactcgcccatttttcctgcttctaatacatcagctttgaggacaaaatgttcacttgctgcctaatatatcccacccactaacaggtgccatgatgaggacatcatcagtgttattcacgtcacctctcagtgctcataatgttatggctgatcagtgtagctACACTGCAGTCTGGAGCAACCTCAGATTTCACCTTGGATTTTTGTTTAATATGATGCTGAACAttactggaaaataaaaattaaaacaaacttttgcaaacaaaaccaaaacaaacaaaaacatcctgTTTGTTTGAGATTTAAAAAACGAAATAAACCTCAAACATTTTTGATGTTGACCTCAGCGCGGCACATAACTAAAATTACAGCATCGTCCAAATAATTAGCACCAGAATTGCTAAGCACATCACAAGTATCTCAGTTTAAACATATTGAATGTGTTTCAGTTGACATTTCCTTGACAAATCATAAACGTAGACATTAGACATTGAAGCTGTTTGCAGTAAAAGACCTCCTGATGTATTTTTAACATCGTCAGCCAACTTGACAGTCCCCCTGACCGAAACATCTTCTCCAGCAGTGTCAGTTTACAGTATACAGTCTGGTAGCCAGGTTTTGGCAAGACTAGCATGTCAATAAAAGAGTTATGATGGGTCAGTTCACTGGCATAAGAATGTGTGTCTCTTTCACTTCAGAAACCAAGTATGTCTAAACAGTCCAACAGTTAAGGTTGTGGTTACTCCAGTGTGTTTAGCGAGCATTAGCTGACGAGGCTTTAATTATGTACACTcattatgaaaaagaaaaaacagcctTCTGTCTTCAGATGCCCATGtaagcctcagattcctgttcttggctgacaagaAGGCAAAAAAAGCCAATTTGTTCTGCTGCCGTTTGATGTCCTCCTGTGTtttagatgcttttctgctcaacacaaATGTAAAGAGTAGTTATTTGAGTGACTGCAACCAATCTCTTCTGACCTCTTTCATCAATTTCTGCCTGCAGACAGTATGAAAgtacaggtgtttctaataaaatggCCATTGAAggtatacatatatttaaattaggTTTACTGAAGCGGCTGTGGTTGCGTCCTCAGAAAACCACTTTACTAGATCggtttgttcatgtttattcTCTCTTGTCTTTACAGGAAGGCTGCAGATATGTTTGGTGGCCGGCAGCAGTGACCATGCTGTGTTTCCGTATTCCGTTTTTGCTGGTACTCCTTTCTCAGGTCCAAGAATCCATCCAGGCCTCTGAGGACTTCTCAGTGCCTGATGAATGGATCCTGCTTCATGTTGTTCAAGGTCACATCGGCGCAGGCAACTACAGCTACTTGCGCCTCAACCATGACGGACGCATCATCCTGCACATGCTCAGCCTCAAAGGCGACGCCGACCTCTACGTCTCCGACAAGACTCTGCGTCCGGACTTCGATACCTACAAGCTCCAGTCGGTCACCTGCGGTCACGACGTGGTCGTGGTTCCAGACGACTTTGTTAGACCGGTGGGCATCGGGATCTACGGGCACCCTTCTCACCTGGAGAGCGAGTTTGAGATGAGAGTGTTTTATGATCAGACCGCTTTAACCGAGGACCTGTTTCAAAGGGATTCTTATTCTTCAGAGCAGAATAATGAACAGCCCAAATACCCACAGCCGGGCACCGGAGAGGAATTTGATGAAGAGGAGCCCATCCTGTGGACCATTCTCATCGGGATCCTGAAGATAATACTTGAAATTTTGTTTTGATCGTTGATGTGATTTTTGCCATTAGGATTAGCAACTTAGAAAAGAGCAATGAAATATATATGGCCAAAGTAACAAGCACTGGAGGgattatttcttctcttttggTAAACaggttgaattttttttatctaggCCTAAATCCAGAAGTCTTAATTGtcataacaaacagaaaatacagTCTCTAGACATGTTACCCTTGATCACAGGCAAGTGGCAGTTTTACTGTCAATGTAAGTGATTTGTCTATTTGATTGTAAAGTCATTTTCAGTTGCATTACTAATGTATTAATGATTACGTTGGAATCTGCTGAGGTTCTGAGCCCTATGCAATCACCCAAATCAGCTTTTGGAAAGAATAACAACTGTGCCTTTTGTCAGAGTCCTTTCCTTAAGAAATGGAAAGGCATGATATGATGCAACCATAGCGTTTGtaacattttcaaataaaattcaGTCACTTGTGCACTATCTCTTCATAAGTCAGGTTCCCATTGTTGTAAACAGCAACTTAAAGCAATGACTAGTGTTCCAGGCCATCTAGGTGAGTATATTTCGCTCCAGCAGTAGTTACCAATGATTTCATGTAGCTAAATTAGCACTGTAGGTATTCAGTTATGTTGTTCCTTTCATTTCTTTGCGTTATATTTTGACTATATTAATCCCAATTCAAACGTTCCCTAAGTGAAGATTTGAGTACAGACGAGACCGTATAATCCAGGATTCTCAAAGTGGGGATCCACATGGATCTGTAACGTACACTATGTAGACTCCAGAccgtcacacccatatgtgtaaATTCCCAAACAATGTTggcttctttctttcctattaTAATATCatccactcttctgagaaggctctACTGAGTGAGGAGGGCTGGGgtacagtcagtgttccagttcatcccaaaagtgctTACATTTTGCACAGGGGCATAGTCATAGTTACAGCATTTGTTATGTTTTCTCAACTACTGTGGCAACAGTTTAGAGAAGGTCTACATATGGATGTGTTGACAAACAAACATTTGGCTGTATACACCgataagccataacattaaaacactgGCATGGGGGCATGCAATCACATTATCACCTTAGAAGGGCACCTGTGAAGGGGTGGGATATaatgaagttgatgtgttggaaacagGAAAATTGGGCAAGTGAAATAATCTGATTGACAAGGGATTGCTAGGCAGTTTGTCAGAGCTTTACTTAACCTTGatgagttcaaggtgttgatttggtctccaaattctccagatcttGATCCAAaggtctgtgggatgtgctttacaaacaagtctgatccatggagcttcttcttcatcttcttcttcttccagccTTTTTTATTTACCCTTTATTTTTAAGGGTACCCTTTATTTACCCTTTGTTTCCATTGTCAGGGGTGGATATTACTATCAACTAGCATcaagaatgttatgtaaattataGTTGTAACTCTGACTGTAATTGAAAAGAAGTAGATATAATGTTAATAACTGTAAACTAACCTAGAAATTTATTAAAACCAGAAAGTGCTGTTTATACATCAGGATGAGCAAAATACTCCAGTAATTTGATAAGAATCATGGTTGTTATGGTATTTTATTATGCTGCATGGTAGTTATAAGGCGtcgttaataaataataattcagcaGCGCTCTCTGGCTGCAAAAACTTTGAAGAACCCCAGCTTAATGGAGATACGTCTAACTCAGGCGCCCAAAACCATGCCTCTACGTCATATGTTGGCGACGGCAAACGCCGCACGACCTTCTAGCAAGGTTTGACAGTACAATGTGGAGTTGATTAGAGCTTGTGTTTATCCGGTCACAATTATGTTTCGTGTTACTTTCACACTGTGCGTTAGAGGCATCTCTACACGGGTAAGCAAGCAGAAATGTGTTCACGTTATAGCGCTAATTAACGCTCTAACGTTAGCTAAGCTAGCGCAAAACATGCAAGCTGCCTGACTTCTCTTAGTGTGTTTGTATTGAATAAGCTACGCTATTGTTAGCTTCAGAAACACTGTACTGGCTTTAAAGCTGACGGAGTGCCCTGTCTAATCGTTTGTCTAATGCTTTGTGTCCCCCAAAACTAGCTGATTTCCTCTGTGTCCGGAGAAAGCACTCTTCCGTCAAATTTACGTCTCCCAGCAAATCTAATAGGGGCTCCGAGACAAAGTAAGATGCTCAGACATTACACCGAAGACGAAACCTGCTATTTTACTGACtgcctttttttctctgtgtaaaataaaaaaaatttagatCATAACTGGTTATGACATGTCTGACGATGCATCTCGGATATCTTACTGGTTTAGTACAGCCCAGTAGAAACCAGAGATGTTACGATATGACCAACTGAATTGTAGttgtagaaaataagtcacaCGTGTATCATCAGTAAATATGAAGTCTCGCACAACACAACAGTAACATCCATCAATTTTCTATATCCGCTTTATACccgggatctgctggagcctatcccagcacacatttggGCGAAAGggaggggtacaccctggacaggtcaccagtccatcacagggccacacatatagacagacaaccacacacacttgcacccactcctatgagcaatttagaattaccaatcaacctaatgtacatgtttttggactgtgggaggaaaccagtgtacccggagtaaacccacgcaggaccacggggagaacatgcaaactccacacagaaatgcccctgcctgttcgaacccgggattcgaacccaggaccttcttgctgtaaggcaacagtgctaagcTGCTGCTACTAGCCCCAAATGTTTTAAAAGCTCTAACTAAATATGCTGTTTTCATTTCGATTATCTAGTATGCTCAAAAACATgaacattaggttgactggtaaatCTAAGTTGcctataggagtgtgtgtggttgtctgtctatatgtgtggccctgtgatggactggtgacctgtccaggttgtacccctgccttttgcccaatgtgtgctgggataggtgggtatagaaaatggatgaaatgGATGTTGATGACTCTTGTTTATGTTGCCTGTTAACCTATAACTTGTGTACACATTTTTAGAGGCAATCCTTCCCAGCGGTTCTGATCTTCCAGTCCTGCGCAGATGTGATGATATTCCATCTCACCTCGCACCCGTTCAGACGTGGCTGCACTCCTTAGGAAGTTATGACAGTGAGCCATTGGGGGTTGTTGATCTACATCCTGATGTGTTTTCTGTGCCGGTCAGGTAATTTACTGTATGATGTTTAAAAAACAGGCATCAGCTGGAGAAATATTGCTTAATCATAACACATACAATAGACACAGTGATATAATAACATAGGGAAGATGGAGATTAAGCTTTCTTTGTAtttatattgttgtttttttctgtttaattttatgaACAAGACTTGATATACTCCATGCTGTGGAGGTCTGGCAGAGGAATTTCAAAAGAATTGTGAGTAGCCACAAATATTTTAGTATTAATCTCCACAGAGTGATATTGTCTATAAATGGTCATTT from Hemibagrus wyckioides isolate EC202008001 linkage group LG10, SWU_Hwy_1.0, whole genome shotgun sequence carries:
- the lg10h6orf120 gene encoding UPF0669 protein C6orf120 homolog, with the translated sequence MLCFRIPFLLVLLSQVQESIQASEDFSVPDEWILLHVVQGHIGAGNYSYLRLNHDGRIILHMLSLKGDADLYVSDKTLRPDFDTYKLQSVTCGHDVVVVPDDFVRPVGIGIYGHPSHLESEFEMRVFYDQTALTEDLFQRDSYSSEQNNEQPKYPQPGTGEEFDEEEPILWTILIGILKIILEILF